A window of Reinekea marina contains these coding sequences:
- a CDS encoding SirB2 family protein: MYLMIKHLHMLSAMISISFFIVRAFWSVRESPLLQQKWVKISPHIIDTVLLVCALYLASFWPLSTGWIWVKVVALVAYIIVGTFAIKRGKTPKSRGLFAIAAILIFGYIVGVAVTQNPSAWLAL; encoded by the coding sequence ATGTATTTAATGATAAAACACTTGCACATGTTGAGTGCAATGATCAGCATTAGCTTTTTTATCGTCCGAGCATTTTGGTCGGTTCGAGAGTCGCCGTTGTTGCAGCAAAAGTGGGTGAAAATAAGTCCGCACATTATTGATACCGTCTTACTCGTTTGTGCGCTCTATTTAGCCAGTTTTTGGCCACTTTCGACGGGATGGATATGGGTTAAAGTAGTCGCTTTAGTCGCGTATATTATTGTCGGTACTTTCGCGATTAAACGTGGTAAAACACCTAAATCACGCGGTCTGTTTGCCATAGCAGCCATATTGATATTCGGATATATCGTTGGCGTGGCGGTCACACAAAACCCTAGCGCTTGGTTGGCACTTTAA
- a CDS encoding pentapeptide repeat-containing protein: MWRNCLVTSGALMIDLTGSTVEYFSETFVDEALSGETLSHIEFDGCTFKECDFSSAVFDHCKFIECEFIRCNLSVVQLKASRFMDVVFKESKVIGVDWTRAAWSNVQLASPVAFEHSVINDSSFFGLYLAELCVEHCKANDVDFREGDFTEANFSGSDLSRCLFDGSNLNGANFTDADHYYIDINNCKLKKAIFSRIEAVNLLESLDIVLVD; the protein is encoded by the coding sequence TATTTTTCTGAAACCTTTGTCGATGAGGCGCTCAGTGGAGAAACGTTAAGCCATATTGAGTTTGATGGCTGTACCTTTAAAGAGTGCGACTTTAGCAGCGCTGTTTTTGATCACTGTAAGTTTATCGAGTGCGAGTTTATTCGCTGTAATTTAAGTGTTGTGCAGCTAAAAGCCAGTCGATTTATGGACGTCGTCTTTAAAGAAAGTAAAGTCATTGGCGTTGATTGGACAAGAGCCGCTTGGTCAAACGTTCAACTTGCTTCACCCGTTGCATTTGAGCACTCTGTAATCAATGATTCCTCATTTTTTGGGCTGTATTTAGCTGAGTTGTGTGTAGAGCACTGTAAAGCGAATGATGTTGATTTTCGTGAAGGTGATTTCACTGAAGCTAATTTTAGTGGTTCCGATTTGTCTCGCTGTTTGTTCGATGGCTCGAATTTAAATGGCGCTAACTTTACCGATGCCGATCACTATTATATTGATATTAACAATTGCAAACTAAAAAAAGCCATCTTCAGCCGAATAGAAGCGGTGAACTTATTAGAAAGTCTTGATATTGTGTTAGTAGATTAG